A genomic window from Bacteroidales bacterium includes:
- a CDS encoding TraR/DksA C4-type zinc finger protein produces the protein MKQKKIDDAVVEKVRYTDEELMEFKKIILDKLEEAHRDLALLTEAYTTKNENDTNDTSPTFKVLEEGSNVLSKEENSQLAARQKKFIRDLENALIRIENKTYGICRVTGRLIPKERLRVVPHATMSIEAKLQQPQKR, from the coding sequence ATGAAACAGAAAAAAATCGATGATGCTGTAGTAGAAAAGGTAAGATATACTGACGAAGAACTGATGGAGTTCAAAAAAATTATTCTAGATAAACTGGAAGAAGCGCATCGCGATCTTGCTTTATTAACAGAAGCATACACTACAAAAAACGAAAATGATACAAATGATACTTCTCCAACTTTCAAAGTTCTTGAAGAAGGTTCAAATGTATTGTCAAAAGAAGAAAACAGTCAACTTGCTGCACGCCAGAAAAAATTTATTCGCGATTTGGAAAATGCTCTAATACGCATTGAAAACAAAACTTATGGTATATGCCGTGTTACAGGCAGGCTTATTCCAAAAGAACGTTTACGCGTTGTACCTCATGCAACCATGAGTATAGAAGCAAAACTGCAACAACCCCAAAAAAGATAA
- a CDS encoding lipoprotein signal peptidase: MLKKSFLVIFLVLFVDQVLKFWIKTNMYLGQEYHVFGNWFIIHFTENNGMAFGMEFAGNYGKLFLSIFRIIAVAVIGWYLFSKAKKKEITTGLAISLSFIFAGAIGNILDSAFYGMIFNDSYFQVAQLLPEGGGYGSFLHGKVVDMLYFPIIQSHYPGWFPFWQGEEFIFFRPVFNISDASITTGVILLILFQKKYFRKLTENKKTENTEKVNIP; this comes from the coding sequence GTGCTGAAAAAATCATTTCTGGTTATTTTTCTTGTTCTGTTTGTTGATCAGGTTTTAAAATTCTGGATAAAAACCAACATGTACCTTGGACAGGAGTATCATGTCTTTGGAAATTGGTTTATTATACATTTCACAGAGAATAATGGAATGGCTTTCGGGATGGAGTTTGCAGGTAATTACGGAAAATTATTCCTAAGTATTTTTCGAATAATTGCTGTTGCTGTAATTGGATGGTATTTATTCAGTAAAGCAAAAAAGAAAGAGATTACGACTGGATTAGCCATAAGCTTATCATTCATTTTTGCAGGAGCAATAGGAAATATTCTCGACAGCGCTTTTTATGGAATGATTTTCAACGATAGTTACTTTCAGGTAGCACAGTTACTTCCTGAAGGCGGCGGTTACGGTAGCTTCCTTCACGGCAAAGTAGTAGATATGTTATATTTCCCTATAATACAAAGTCATTATCCCGGTTGGTTCCCCTTTTGGCAAGGTGAGGAATTTATTTTTTTCCGCCCGGTATTTAATATTTCTGATGCCAGCATTACCACGGGAGTTATACTTTTAATTTTATTTCAGAAAAAATATTTTCGCAAATTGACCGAAAACAAAAAAACTGAAAATACCGAAAAAGTAAATATTCCATAA